In the Populus trichocarpa isolate Nisqually-1 chromosome 1, P.trichocarpa_v4.1, whole genome shotgun sequence genome, tgcAAAGTCAAGCTAATGAAACATGAataacttttcttcttcaagttaACACCCTTACAGTATCTGGTGGGAGCTCATCAACATTAGCAGGTGGAGGCACAATGGTACTCTGTAAGAGAAACTTATCCTTACATTGCATATCTAGAGGATATTCTCGCTGAGCCTGAAGAGTAACTGAAAATCCAGTAGTTTGTAAACATCAAATATATTCTAACCAATTAAGAACTTTACAACAATTATGTGTTGGCTGGCACATGGCACACAAACAAATTCCATATATTCTGGtcaaggataaaattatgatgcttgattgttctttcattttaataggtgatcaaggaaaaaacaatCCCAAGCTATTAAATGATCACCTAATAAACATCTCACAAATGGCTGGTTACCACTCTACCCACAACTCTGATGTGAGAATTGTAACCTTTAGTGGACATCAAACATAAATTCacatttgaataaataattcCTAGTTTAAAAGGACAAGAAAGTCCTACAAAAAGATAGTGACTGGGTAACAAGTGGCACCTTTAATGACAAAAGAGTCCCAAGGCTGTATGACACCAGTGTTGGGCCTCACAAAGTACTTCTTAGGTGAAGTGGTTTTAACCTGGCAAAAAGTGAAGTATTACAAAAATGAATCCATCAAAGGCCACCAATGCACATCAATACGGTCTTAATACAGTAGTTGAGAGAGTACCTTAAAAGCAACATGGTGCTCTGTGTTGTTCACAACTTTGAGATCGCAAAAGCTTTGCTTTTCCAGCTCAACTGATTACATATATAACACAATCATAAGTCCAAATGAACTCTATTGACAAAATCGAATCTGAAAGTTTTATAACACAAATGAATATCAACACTTTTAGAAGGTATCAACATTTTCAAGAATACAACTTATAATATTAAAGATTAGCATTAAGATTTGCATCAATTATCCATACTTGATGCCAGCAGATATTTGCCATGGATCTGTttgcaaaataatttaatttctatcttttgatattcttttatttttgaccAAGCACATCTCCTTACTTCAGCCAATCAATTTGGGTTCTAATAGTTGAAGTTTCTATGCCTGCAAAGCTTTTAAGTATCAAGAAAAGTGGATCAGATCCAGCttggttttaattaaattgCACTCCATCAATTTGATCTTCTTTAAATCCCCATCCTCCCTCTTTGAACAACTAATCATCTTTACTGTGTTGTGAGAGAAATCACTTGAATACTAGGCATCTATCTCATTGATGCAGATgacttaaaaaacatttgataacATGTTAGAAGTTGAGAATGCCGCTTGGTACAGTAGTCAAATATTAGGCTAGAAATCTTAATTTTGCACGCAGGTTTGAGACCTGAGAGCAGCCACTTGACACAGAGGTGTCAAAACATAAACTTgttacttttctttataaatggATTTATAAAGAATAAATGTGATTGATATGTACCTAAAACCAAAAACTGTGATTTGCAAAAGGGAGTTTTTAATGTCTTCATAACTTTCATGGAAGGGTTAGGTAATACCTTGGACTGCCAGAAAACTCGTATTCCATTTTAAGAACAAGGACATTATTAAATAGAGAATCCCAATTAGTTCCAGATCAAGAGCAGCCTAATGGATTAtcaaagtaaattaaataacGATTCACTGTCTAGTTGAGATGCTATGCAAAGCACGCAACCTTAAATCTGCTCTAATTCTCCCAATTAATGCATGGATTAGTAGAATTAAGCGTAACGAATTTTATTCTCCTTGCCATAAATGAGAACCCGatgcaagaaattaaatagCAAATATAGCacataaatcaataaattaaatcgTTATTtacaaaaggaagaaagaaagatgcaACGAAGAAAGTTAAATTAacgaaagaaaaataaaaacagaaaataaatatacGTCATGCAGATTTTATATAGGGAGAGAAGCTTACAAATGAACTTGAGGTCATCTGGATGTACAGAGATAAACGGCTTATCACCACCGGTTGTCATATCCCCCCCCCAACCAATATCACCAAATCTTCcactaaaaaaatccaaatcaaaacaatcaaatGAACACAAAcataacctataaaaaaaattaaaacgccCAAATCAATCGAagaaattgatgttaaaaagtTGTGATAGATTAAAGAGAGCGAGAGAGGGAGTGACATTAATAGTAAAGAAAACTAACATGTGCGTGGTTAAACGAGTGTAAAGGATTAGTTAAAAGCAGCGAGTGAATGAATGGATCGAACTTTCAGGCACCAATTTCGGCTTTTTTATCGGTTCAGGTGGTCTGTTCTTACTTATGCGCTCCGTTTAGAGAGAGAAGCAAAGAATCTCTCCGTTAAAAAGGAGTGAGAATTAGACAGAGAGGGATGGTAGCTTGGGGTTTTCGTGC is a window encoding:
- the LOC18094566 gene encoding vesicle-associated protein 2-1 isoform X1, giving the protein MLCLCSFDCFDLDFFSGRFGDIGWGGDMTTGGDKPFISVHPDDLKFIFELEKQSFCDLKVVNNTEHHVAFKVKTTSPKKYFVRPNTGVIQPWDSFVIKVTLQAQREYPLDMQCKDKFLLQSTIVPPPANVDELPPDTFNKDSDGKVIQEMKLRVVYMPTSTTQGNLEDEVLLKGSEKSPDANSAVQHLEDERDAAVRQTQLLQQELDLLRRRRYRKTDPGFSLMFAFVVGLVGILVGFLLNLSLSSPSTE